CCTGATTGCGGTCATTGAATTTCCGCAAATGACATCTTGACTGCATCAACACCGTCTTTGACTGGGTATCGATCAGTCTCGCCTTGGCAACATAGTTCAATCGGAATGTCGATGCGTCATACAGCATCGACGCGAATGCCCAATCCGTCGTCTGAACTTCAATGACATAGCGCGCCTTGGGCCCATAGCTCGCAGCAATGGCGCCCACATCGTCGCCGACGATACCGACATCGACGTTGACGAAATTCATCTTGTGCTGTTGGCGAAGCAGCTCTTCCAGCTTCGACCGGATGCGCGCAGCGGGATCAGCCACGCCGTTCTCGTCGACAATCTCCTTGCCTTCCGAATACATCGCAGGAATCCCCAACCCCAGCGGAATAGCGGCTTTGCCTTGCGTCACGATCGCAAGTTCCGAGGGTTTCGTCTTGGCGAACGTGGCCGTCTGGCCCTTGAGTTGCTCCACAGAAGCGGGCGCCATGGCGACATTGCCCATGGACGCACACCCCGTCACGGCCACGGTACAGACTGCCACAAATATATTACGCATGAATGAACCTCTCGATTTTGCTGTGCCACTGCGCCGAATTGACCCTCATCACTTTTGATCAACCCACGGGTCAAAACGACGAACCCCGGTTCAAACGATGCGTTCCAGGAACACAGCTGGATCCACCGGGCTCCAGCAGTCTAGGTCAACCGCGCACGGCAGCCATTCCCACCGAAGGGGGTATGACGCCGGTAAACCACTGAATCCCCATCGGGGAGGCCGGCAGCCCCTTGTCGTCAGAATTCAGCAAGAATCCCCTCGGTACCCGGAGTGGGTCCAGGTGGTGTCGTGGACCTCACCGCCACGTTGCCCGACATATCGCACATGACCACTGGCTCGAAGCAGAGGCCACCCTTTTGCGATGCCGCGTGGCCGGCTCGCGCCGGCCCGGCATGATCGTCACCTGACCCGGCCCGTCGCCGGGGCGCGTGACGGATGCGAGGAAGCTGAGATGACGTTGACGATGAGGCACGGGCGGAAGGCCCCGCTTTGCGGACTTGGATTGGGCGCGCTGCTCCTGGGCCTGGTCCTGGGCGGGGCGATGCTGGCCGGTTCGGCCAGCGCGGCCGAGCCGGCGGCGGGCGCACCTGCCGCGGCAGACCTGGCGGGAGCGGAGGCCATCGTCAAGGAGCGCTGCCACCTCTGCCACGGGCTGCAGGGCGAGTCGGCCAGTGCGGTGTTCCCGCGGCTGGCGGGGCAGCATGCGCAGTACATCGCCAAGCAGCTGGGCGACTTCCAGTCCGGCCAGCGCAAGAGCGACACGATGAAGTCGCAGGCCGCGCCCCTGACCCCTGCGCAGATGCAGGCGCTGGGCGCCTACTTCGCCTCGCGCAAGGTGCCCGGCCGGGCGGGCCGGGATGCCGACCTGCTGGCGGTGGGCCGCTTCATCTACCAGCGCGGCAACACCTTCAGCGGCCTGCCCGCCTGCGCCAGCTGCCACGGCCCACAGGCCCACGGCACGCCGCAGCTGCCGCGGCTGGCCGGGCAGCACCCGCGCTACATCGAGGACCAGCTGCGCCAGTTCAACACCCGCGAGCGCACCAACGACAACGCGGTGATGCACACCGTGGCGTCCAAGCTCACCGAGCTGGAGGCGCACGCGGTGGCGAGCTACATCGCGACACTGGATTGAGGGGAACGCCGGGCTCCGCATCCACCTGCCGTTGGGCCCGCAGGCAGAGGGAAATCCGTGCCACCCGCTGAGCTGGATCCCCGGATGACGGCCGAAGGCACCTTCGCCGAGCACTGGTTCACCGGGCGCGGCTGGGCGCCGTTCGACTTCCAGCGCGAGGTCTGGGCGGCGATGGCGGCGGGCGACAGCGGGCTGCTGCACGCCACCACCGGCGCGGGCAAGACCTATGCGGTGTGGTTCGGTGCGCTGGCGCGGGCGGCCGCGCTGGGCGTGGCGCTAGACAGCCGGCAGGCGCCGCCGCTGGGCGTGCTGTGGCTCACGCCGATGCGCGCGCTGGCGGCGGACACCACGCGGGCGCTGGCGCTGCCGCTCACCACGCTGGCACCGGGCTGGACGGTGGGGCTGCGCAGCGGGGACACACCCTCGACCGAACGCGCCCGGCAGGACCGGCGCTGGCCCAGCGCCCTGGTGACGACGCCCGAGTCGCTCTCGCTGATGCTCACGCGCGAACACGCGCGCGCGGAGCTGGCCGGCATCCACACCGTGATCGTCGACGAGTGGCACGAGCTGATCGGCAGCAAGCGCGGCGTGCAGGTGCAGCTGGCGCTGGCACGGCTGCAGCGCTGGAACCCGGCGCTGGGGGTTTGGGGCGTGTCGGCCACGCTGGGCAACCTGGCCGAGGCGATGGCCACGCTGGTCGGGCCGGCGCGCGCGGCGCAGGCGCGGCTGGTGCGCGGCCGCTTGCCGAAGGCGCTGGCGATCGACACCCTGCTGCCCGCCGATGCCGGGCGCTTCTCCTGGGGCGGCCACCTGGGTGCGCAGATGCGCGACCCGGTGGTGGCGGAAATCGAGTCCGCGGCCACCAGCCTGGTGTTCACCAACACCCGCTCGCAGGCAGAGATCTGGTACCAGCTGCTGCTGGATGCGCGCCCGGACTGGGCCGGGCAGATCGCGCTGCACCACGGCTCGCTGGACCCGTCGGTGCGCGCCTGGGTGGAGGCGGGGCTGAAGGCCGGGCAGCTCAAGGCGGTGGTGGCCACCTCCTCGCTGGACCTGGGGGTGGACTTCCTGCCGGTGGAGCGGGTGCTGCAGATCGGCTCGGCCAAGGGCATCGCGCGGCTGCTGCAGCGCGCCGGCCGCTCGGGCCACGCGCCGGGGCGGCCCAGCCGCATCACGCTGGTGCCGACGAACACGATGGAGCTGGTCGAGGCCGCCGCCGCCCGCGAGGCGGCGCTGGCCGCCAAGGTGGAGGCCCGCCACAGCCCGCACGAACCGCTGGACGTGCTGGTGCAGCACCTGGTGACGGTGGCGCTGGGCGGCGGCTTCCGCGCCGACGAGCTGTATGCCGAGGTCCGTGGCGCGCACGCCTACCGCGACCTGCCGCGCGCTCACTTCGACTGGGCGCTGGCCTTCGTCGAGCATGGCGGATCGAGCCTGGGCGCCTACCCGGAGTACCACCGGGTGCTGCCGGACGAGACGGGCAGCTACCGCGTGCCCGACCGCGGCATCGCCCGGCGCCACCGGATGCAGGTGGGCACCATCGTCAGCGACGTGAGCATGGCGGTGAAGTGGCTCTCCGGCGGCACGCTGGGGCACATCGAGGAGGGATTCATCGCGCGGCTGAAACCGGGCGATGGCTTCTTCTTCGCCGGCCGGGCGCTGGAATACATCCGCACGCGCGACATGGCCGCCTACGTGCGCCCGGCCTCCCGACGGCGCGGGGCGATCCCGGTGTGGGGTGGCGGCAAGATGCCGCTGTCCAGCGAGCTGGCCGATGCGGTGCAGGACCTGCTGTTCGCCGTCGGCAGCCACCCGGCGGAGCAGCCGGCACCGCCGCGCCTGGCCTGCCCGGAGCTGCAGGCGGCCGGCCCCATGCTGGCGGCGCAGCGGCGCGTATCCCACCTGCCGGCGCCGGGGGCGCTGCTGATCGAGCACTTCCGCTCGCGCGAGGGGCACCACCTGACGCTCTATCCCTTTGCCGGGCGCAATGTGCACATCGGCCTGGCCAACCTGCTGGCCTGGCGACTGGCGCAGGGCGCGCCGAACACCTTCTCGCTGTCGGTCAACGACTACGGGCTGGAGCTGCTGAGCGCCGAGCCGGTCGACCTGGCGCGGCTGCAAAGCAGGCAGGCGTTCGATACCGATCACCTGCTGGAGGACGTGCTGGCCAGCCTGAACGCGGGCGAGCTGGCGCAGCGGCGCTTCCGCGAGATCGCCCGCGTCGCGGGGCTGGTCTTCACCGGCTACCCGGGCGCGCCCAAGAGCACGCGGCAGCTGCAGGCCTCCTCCAGCCTGTTCTACGAGGTCTTCCGCAAGTACGACGCCGGCAACCGCCTGCTCAGCCAGGCCGATGCCGAGGTGCTGGCGCAGGAGCTGGACCTCACCCACCTGGAGGCGACGCTGCGCCGGCTGGGGGCGCTGCGCATCGACTGGGTGGAGCTGCGCGCGCCCAGCCCCTTCAGCCTGCCGCTGATGGTGGAACGCCTGCGCGAGCAGTTCAGCACCGAGAAGCTGGCCGACCGGCTGGCCCGGCTGCTGCGGGATGCCGAAGCCCAGGCCGAAGCCCAGGCCAAAGCCCAGGCGAACGCACAGGCCAGCCCACTGCCGGCCGCACCACGCCCGCGGCGCCGACGTCCAAGCCCGAGTACCAACCCACGCCGCACCGAACATGACCCCGGTCAAGGTGGGAGTTGACGCAAACGGGTTGCATTTCAACGGATCAGGGTATCCTCTAGGGTCTTGCGCGTCTGCGCAATCCGGGTGGTCGATCCGTCGGGAAATTTCCTGAGCTCGCGCCGCCTTGCCTGGCCTGCCGGCCGCCCGTCTTGCCCGTCTGCTGCGATGAAACCGTTCAACGAAGAAACCGTGACCGAAGTCCATCACTGGACCGATCGCCTGTTCAGCTTCACCACCACCCGCGATCCGGCCTTCCGTTTCTCGAACGGTCACTTCGTGATGATCGGCCTGCCGGTCAATGGCAAGCCGCTGCTGCGCGCCTACTCCATCGCCAGCCCGAACTGGGAGGAGAGCCTGCACTTCTTCAGCATCAAGGTGCCGGACGGCCCGCTGACCTCGCGCCTGCAGCACCTGAAGGTGGGCGACAAGATCCTGGTCGGTCGCAAGCCCACCGGCACACTGCTGATCGACTACCTGAACCCGGGCAAGCGGCTGTACCTGTTCGGCACCGGCACGGGCCTGGCACCCTGGCTGTCGATCATCCGCGACCCGGACACCTACGAGCGCTTCGAGAAGGTCATCCTGGTGCACGGCTGCCGCCAGGTGTCGGAACTGGCCTACCAGGACCTGTTCAAGACCCTGCCGGAGCACGAGTTCCTGGGCGAGATCATCGGCGACAAGCTGATCTACTGCCCCACCGTGACGCGCGAGCCCTTCCCGCGCCAGGGCCGCATCACCGACCTGATCAACGATGGCCGGCTGTGGAACGACTTCGGCCTGCCCGCGCTGAACCCCGCCGAGGACCGCGTGATGATCTGCGGCTCCCCGGCCATGCTGCGCGACCTCAAGCAGATGCTGGAGGAGCGCCAGTTCAAGGAAGGCAGCACCAGCTCACCCGGCGACTTCGTGATCGAGCGCGCGTTTGCCGAGCAGTGAGCCGGCGCGGACGCCCTGACGCAAGAAAGGCCTCGCACTGCGAGGCCTTTTTCGTGGGCGCGGCCCGCGCCGCCTGGCGCAGGCGGGCAGCCCGGGCTCACTTCACGGCAGCCAGCATGTGGTCCAGCGCCGCGGCCACCTCGTCGTCGGTCAGCTTGGGGTTGCCGGCCTTGGGCGGCATCGCGCCCTTGCCCTTGATGGCCGACGCCAGCAGTGCGGCTCGGCCGGTCTCCACGCGCGGCGCCCAGGCGGCCTTGTCGCCGAACTTGGGGGCGTTCGCCAGACCGGGGATGTGGCACATCGCGCAGTTGTTGTTGTAGACGGCCTGGCCGTCGGCGGCCCAGGCGGAGGTCACCCCGGCGGTCAGGAGCAGGGCGGCGGCGATGCGCAGGGTTCGGGGGGCAGCGGTCATGACAGGGGTCTCCTCGTCTCGGGCGGTGGATCGGGCCGGCGCAGTGACTGGGCAAGAAAAAACAGGTGGCTGCCGCGGCCGGGCCGTCGCGGCAGCCACCCCGCCTGCACCGACCGGAGGCAAGGGGTCGGAGGGAGCCGGTCGGTGAGGCTGGGAGGCCCTACTGCAAGCCATGTGCCCGATGGCTGGGAGGCCGCCGCTGCGGGTGAACCCGCAGGGCCGGGCTACCCGGGCGGGTGTCGAGGGGCCCTGCGGGGGACGCTGGCTGTCCCAAAGCCGCGCAGCACCCGGCCGCGTCGCCGCGGCGGCGCCAGCCGGGTGCTCCTGCGCTGAACAACCGCGACACGGGTTTGCGCCGCGACAAATCGGCCAGCCCGGCGCCGGTTCACGATGGCTGCGGCAAGCGCAGGTGAAGGGATGGCCCTTCACAATGTCGTGACCGTGATGCAACCGCAGAGGTGGAAACCATGGAGCTGACGAGACGACAGGTGGCCGGCTGGGCGAGCGCGGCCGGGCTGGGTTGGGCACTGGGCGGCTTGGCCGGCTGCGCGTCGATGAACCAGGCGAACAAGCAGCGCCAGGTGGCCTCGGTGTTGAGCTTCCTCTTTCCTGGCAAGGAGGAGCCCCCGGCGCCCGGCAGCCAGGTGGCGGTGCTGAATGTGCCGTTCCGCATCGGGGTGGCCTTTGTGCCCGACACCACGCGCGCCGACATGCGCCTGTCCGAGACCGAGCGGCAGCAGCTGGCCACCAAGGTGCGCGACGCCTTTGCCCGCTTCCCCTTCGTCAGCCGCATCGAGACGGTGCCCTCGCTCTACCTGGAGCCGGGCGGCGGCTTTGCCAACCTGGAACGCGTGGGCGCGCTGCTGAACCTGGACGTGATCGCGCTGCTGTCCTACGACCAGGTGCAGCACGCCGACGCCAGCGGCTGGTCCTTCCTGTACTGGACCGGGGTGGGCGCCTACGTGGTCGAGGGCGACAAGTTCGAGGTGCTGACCGCCGTGGAGTGCACCGTGTTCGACATCCGCAGCCACCGCCTGCTGATGCGCGCGGCCGGCACCGCAGGCAACAAGGGCGGTGCGACGCTGGTGGGTTTCACCGAGAAGGCCCGCGAGGCGCGCGGTCAGGGTTTCGCGCAGGCGATGGACCAGATGGTCACGAACCTGCAGGGCGAGGTGCAGGCCTTCCGCGAACGGGCGCCGAAGGACCCGATGATCCGCCTGGTGCTGCCGCCAGGCTACGACGCGGCCGCTGGCAACAGCTCCGCGCCGAAGTGAAGGCGGGGAGCGGCCCATGGCGTCCGATGCCCACTTCCTCGACCACGTGCTCGACCAGCTGGGCGGTGTCTCCGGCATCACCCACCGCCGCATGTTCGGCGAGTACGCGCTGTACCACCACGGCAAGGTGGTGGCCTTCATCTGCGACAACCGGCTGTTCCTGAAACCCAGCGCCGCCGGGCGGGCGAGCATCGGCGTGGTGAGCGAAGGTTTCCCCTACCCGGGCGCCAAGGCACACTTCGTGGTCGACGACCTGCTCGACGACCGCGAGCGGCTGGTCGCGGCCCTGCTGGCCACGAGTGCGGATCTGCCCGAGCCCAAGCCGAAGGCCAACCCGAAACGGGAACCGAAGGCGAAAGCACCGGCGAAGGTGAAGTCAGCCCGGCCGAAGGCCGGCTGACCCACGGACGGCTTCAGGAGCGCGGCAGCGCCGACTCGTCGGCCAGCACGGCGAGCAGTTCGGAGTGGAACTCGCGCCGGTAGAGCACCCAGATGACCCCCGTGGTGCCGGCAACCATCGCCAGCGGCGAGAGGAACCACAGCAGCGCGGCGAAGCCGAAGTAGATCGCGCGCAGGCCGTCGTTGAAGGTTTCGGCCGCCAGCCCCATCACGCGGGCGGCCCGGTGAGCGTAGGCCAGGCGGGCCGCCTCGTCGGCGGCGAAGACATCGCGGTCCGGCGCGGCGCCGATCATCAGGGCACCGAAGGTGTACTGCCGCATCGCCCAGGTGAAGCGGAAGAAGGCGTGCACGTACACGCCCAGCAGGAGCAGCAGCTTGAGGTCCATCACCAGCGCGGAGGTGCGCGCGGCGAAGGGCAGCTCCTGCATCAGTTCGGTGGTCTTCTCGGTGGCGCCCAGCGCCGCGGCCAGGCCGCCGATGACGAAGATGGTGGTGGAGGCGAAGAAGCTCGGCGCCGAGGAGAGGTTCTGCAGCACCTGGCTGTCGACGATGCGCACCTCGCGCCGCGTGCTCTCCAGCATCCAGACCTCGCGGATGCGGTTGGTGCTGCCCAGCACCGAGCGGCGGGTCAGGCCGCGGTGGCGGGCGAACTGCACGTAGCCGACCCAGCCGACGACGAAGGCGGCCAGCGCCAGCCAGTCGGCCCGGGGCAGGACCTGGAGGGCACGCAGGAGGAAGTCCATCCTCGCACTCTACCGAAGCACGGCGAGGCAGGAGCGCGACGCAGGACGAGGCGGACCGCTTCAGGACGCCAGGTCGAACACCAGCACCTCGGCGCCGCAGCCGTCGCTGACCCGCAGTTCGGCCTCGTCCTGCGCCGCCAGGGCATCGCCGGCGGCCAGCGCCACGCCGTTGACGGCCAGCCGCCCGCGGGTGACGAAGACGTAGGCCTTGCGCGCCGGGTCAAGGGCAAGCCGGGCGGATTCGGTCGCGCCGTCGAACCGGCCGATCCACAGGCGCGCATCGGCGTGCAGCGGCACCTCGGCGGCATCGGCCTCGCCGATGGGCGCGGCCACCCGCTGCAGGCGGCCGCGCTGATCGGCGGGGTCGAAGGCACGCTGCTCGTAGCCGGGTGCGAGGCCACGCTCGGCCGGCAGCAGCCAGATCTGCAGGAAGTGCGTGACCGAGCCCGGGGCGTGGTTGTGCTCGCTGTGACGCACGCCCGTGCCGGCGGTCATGCGCTGCACCGAGCCGGGCGGGATGGCGGTGCCGTTGCCCATGCTGTCGCGATGCGCCAGCTCGCCTTCGAGCACCACGCTGACGATCTCCATGTCGCGGTGCGGGTGGGTGCCGAAGCCGGTGCCCGCAGCGATGCGGTCCTCGTTGATGACACGCAGGTTGCCCCAGCCCATGTGGGCGGGGTCGTGGTAGTCGGCAAAGGAAAAGCTGTGGAAGCTCTTCAGCCAGCCGTGGTCGGCATAGCCGCGCTCGGCAGATCGGCGGGGAATCAGCATGGTGGTGGCCTGCGCCGGGGCGGCGGCCCTCCTGGTGGGCGGAACGGGTGGCAGAACGGATGGCGGAACGGTCGGTGGAACAGCCGCTGATCTTGCCGGGCGGGCGGGCGGCGTGGGTTCAACCGGACGCGATGGCATCATTCAAGAACGCTGCACCCCGGCCGCCGGCCGGCTCCCTGGTGCGCTGCGACGCCGAAGAAGGCCGCCGACCATGACCAATCGCCGCCGTGCCCTGACGCCCGAGGCGCTGGAGATGATGGACACCATCGCCCGCACCGGCAGCTTTGCCGCCGCCGCCCGCGAGCTGGGCAAGGTGCCCTCGGCGCTGACCTACAGCGTGCGACAGCTGGAGGAGGCGCTGGACGTGCTGC
The Sphaerotilus microaerophilus DNA segment above includes these coding regions:
- a CDS encoding c-type cytochrome, with product MGALLLGLVLGGAMLAGSASAAEPAAGAPAAADLAGAEAIVKERCHLCHGLQGESASAVFPRLAGQHAQYIAKQLGDFQSGQRKSDTMKSQAAPLTPAQMQALGAYFASRKVPGRAGRDADLLAVGRFIYQRGNTFSGLPACASCHGPQAHGTPQLPRLAGQHPRYIEDQLRQFNTRERTNDNAVMHTVASKLTELEAHAVASYIATLD
- a CDS encoding ligase-associated DNA damage response DEXH box helicase yields the protein MTAEGTFAEHWFTGRGWAPFDFQREVWAAMAAGDSGLLHATTGAGKTYAVWFGALARAAALGVALDSRQAPPLGVLWLTPMRALAADTTRALALPLTTLAPGWTVGLRSGDTPSTERARQDRRWPSALVTTPESLSLMLTREHARAELAGIHTVIVDEWHELIGSKRGVQVQLALARLQRWNPALGVWGVSATLGNLAEAMATLVGPARAAQARLVRGRLPKALAIDTLLPADAGRFSWGGHLGAQMRDPVVAEIESAATSLVFTNTRSQAEIWYQLLLDARPDWAGQIALHHGSLDPSVRAWVEAGLKAGQLKAVVATSSLDLGVDFLPVERVLQIGSAKGIARLLQRAGRSGHAPGRPSRITLVPTNTMELVEAAAAREAALAAKVEARHSPHEPLDVLVQHLVTVALGGGFRADELYAEVRGAHAYRDLPRAHFDWALAFVEHGGSSLGAYPEYHRVLPDETGSYRVPDRGIARRHRMQVGTIVSDVSMAVKWLSGGTLGHIEEGFIARLKPGDGFFFAGRALEYIRTRDMAAYVRPASRRRGAIPVWGGGKMPLSSELADAVQDLLFAVGSHPAEQPAPPRLACPELQAAGPMLAAQRRVSHLPAPGALLIEHFRSREGHHLTLYPFAGRNVHIGLANLLAWRLAQGAPNTFSLSVNDYGLELLSAEPVDLARLQSRQAFDTDHLLEDVLASLNAGELAQRRFREIARVAGLVFTGYPGAPKSTRQLQASSSLFYEVFRKYDAGNRLLSQADAEVLAQELDLTHLEATLRRLGALRIDWVELRAPSPFSLPLMVERLREQFSTEKLADRLARLLRDAEAQAEAQAKAQANAQASPLPAAPRPRRRRPSPSTNPRRTEHDPGQGGS
- a CDS encoding ferredoxin--NADP reductase gives rise to the protein MKPFNEETVTEVHHWTDRLFSFTTTRDPAFRFSNGHFVMIGLPVNGKPLLRAYSIASPNWEESLHFFSIKVPDGPLTSRLQHLKVGDKILVGRKPTGTLLIDYLNPGKRLYLFGTGTGLAPWLSIIRDPDTYERFEKVILVHGCRQVSELAYQDLFKTLPEHEFLGEIIGDKLIYCPTVTREPFPRQGRITDLINDGRLWNDFGLPALNPAEDRVMICGSPAMLRDLKQMLEERQFKEGSTSSPGDFVIERAFAEQ
- a CDS encoding c-type cytochrome, whose product is MTAAPRTLRIAAALLLTAGVTSAWAADGQAVYNNNCAMCHIPGLANAPKFGDKAAWAPRVETGRAALLASAIKGKGAMPPKAGNPKLTDDEVAAALDHMLAAVK
- the rhlP gene encoding rhombotarget lipoprotein (RhlP (RHombo-target LipoProtein) is a family of predicted lipoproteins that, in general, co-occurs with a form of rhombosortase, and that has an apparent cleavage site for that enzyme, a GlyGly motif, near the C-terminus.) gives rise to the protein MELTRRQVAGWASAAGLGWALGGLAGCASMNQANKQRQVASVLSFLFPGKEEPPAPGSQVAVLNVPFRIGVAFVPDTTRADMRLSETERQQLATKVRDAFARFPFVSRIETVPSLYLEPGGGFANLERVGALLNLDVIALLSYDQVQHADASGWSFLYWTGVGAYVVEGDKFEVLTAVECTVFDIRSHRLLMRAAGTAGNKGGATLVGFTEKAREARGQGFAQAMDQMVTNLQGEVQAFRERAPKDPMIRLVLPPGYDAAAGNSSAPK
- a CDS encoding TfoX/Sxy family protein, whose product is MASDAHFLDHVLDQLGGVSGITHRRMFGEYALYHHGKVVAFICDNRLFLKPSAAGRASIGVVSEGFPYPGAKAHFVVDDLLDDRERLVAALLATSADLPEPKPKANPKREPKAKAPAKVKSARPKAG
- a CDS encoding DUF599 domain-containing protein, which translates into the protein MDFLLRALQVLPRADWLALAAFVVGWVGYVQFARHRGLTRRSVLGSTNRIREVWMLESTRREVRIVDSQVLQNLSSAPSFFASTTIFVIGGLAAALGATEKTTELMQELPFAARTSALVMDLKLLLLLGVYVHAFFRFTWAMRQYTFGALMIGAAPDRDVFAADEAARLAYAHRAARVMGLAAETFNDGLRAIYFGFAALLWFLSPLAMVAGTTGVIWVLYRREFHSELLAVLADESALPRS
- a CDS encoding pirin family protein, with translation MLIPRRSAERGYADHGWLKSFHSFSFADYHDPAHMGWGNLRVINEDRIAAGTGFGTHPHRDMEIVSVVLEGELAHRDSMGNGTAIPPGSVQRMTAGTGVRHSEHNHAPGSVTHFLQIWLLPAERGLAPGYEQRAFDPADQRGRLQRVAAPIGEADAAEVPLHADARLWIGRFDGATESARLALDPARKAYVFVTRGRLAVNGVALAAGDALAAQDEAELRVSDGCGAEVLVFDLAS